The genomic stretch ATGGGACCTCGCTTTGGTAAAAATGTGAAAGACATCTCATCTGCCCTGAATGAGCTTGATCAAAACGCTATTGCAGCAGCTCTTAATAAAGAGAAGCTCTATAAGCTGGAACTTGATGGGAATGTATTTGAATTACACCCAGAGGAACTTATCATCTCTATCAAAAATAAAGAAGGTCTCACATTTGCAGCAGACAATGATCTCTTCGTAGCCCTTAATACCAAACTCACCGATGAGCTGATAGCAGAAGGACTTGCCAGAGAACTGGTAAACAAAATCCAGTATTCCCGTAAAGAAAACGGATTTGAGATAATGGACAGGATCAAGATCAAATATTCAGGTGAAGATGAAATCACAGCTGTTTTCTCGAAATTTGATGAATATATCAAAGCTGAAACTTTGACTGATGAAATTATCAAAGTCTCAGATACTTCTGATTTAAGCAATTTCGTGATCAATGATCGCCAGCTTTGGATGAAAATAACAAAAAATATAGAGTAGGAGCTGATAATGGCAAAAATAAAAGCTTTTAAGGGAGTTCGTCCTTCACCAGAATATTTTGGCGAAGTAGTTTCTCCTCCTTATGATGTCCTGAATTCGGAGGAAGCACGTCAGCAGGTAAAAGGTAAACCTTACAGTTTTTTACATGTTGTGAAACCGGAAGTTGATCTTCCAGCTGATCTTGATATCTATGGCGAAAAAGTTTATCAAAAAGGTAAAGAGAATCTCTATAAACTGATCAAAGATGATATATTGATCCAGGATGACAAACCTTGTTATTATCTTTATCAACTCATTATGGATAGAGTAAATCAGATCGGTCTTGTTGCCGTTGCATCGGTAGAAGACTATGAGAATGATATTATCAAAAAGCATGAGCACACTCGGGCAGTAAAAGAAGCTGACCGTATTAAGCATGTGGATACTCTCAACGCCAATACTGGTCCCGTCTTTCTCACGTATCCTCCCAGAAAAGATATGAATGTTCTGGTAGCTGAACTCACTCAGGATACACCATTATATAATTATGAAACCGAAGATGGGATTAAACACATCATCTGGAAAATTGATCAGGAAGATATTGTTGCCAGAATCACGCAGATTTTTAACGAGATAAAATTTCTTTATGTGGCTGATGGTCATCATCGTTCAGCTTCTGCTACCAAAGTTGGTCAACAACGCAGAGCAGCAAATCCTGATCATACCGGTGAAGAAGAATACAATTTCTTCCTGAGTGTGATTTTCCCGGCTAATCAGTTATACATTATGGATTATAATCGCGTTGTCAAGGATCTTAATGGTTTAACGGCAAAAGATTTTATCGACAAAGTCGAAAAAAAATTTGTTGTAGAAAAGCAGATTATGGAATATTATCCTGAAGGGCAACATCATTTTGGGATGTATATTGATGGAACATGGTATAAACTCACTGCCAGACATGGCAGCTTCCCGGAAGCTGACCCTGTATTAAGCCTGGACGTTTCTGTTCTGCAGAATAATCTGCTCTCCCCTATTCTTGGCATAGGTGATCCCCGTCACGACAAAAGAATTGATTTTGTAGGTGGTATCCGCGGTCTTAAAGAGCTTTCTCGTCGAATAGATACTGGTGAAGCAGTTGCCTTCTCCATGTACCCTACTTCAATTAAGCAGTTAATGGAAATTGCAGATGCTGGGGAGGTAATGCCTCCAAAATCTACCTGGTTTGAACCAAAACTTCGCTCCGGTGTAGTTGTTCATCTACTTGACTAATTATAATCATTTTGGAATAAATAAACAACCTGCCGGGCAACTGGCAGGTTTATTTTATCAGGAAGTGTTATGAAATATTATTATCTCGAAAGTCTCGGTTGTCCCAAAAACCTGGTCGATAGTGAAATATTTGCCGGCATTATTGAAAATAATGACTATCAAGCAACTTCAGACCCCTCTTTGGCAGAAGTGATAATCATTAATACCTGTGGTTTCATACTTGATGCCAAGCAGGAAGCTATTGATACTATCTTAACCCTTTCTGAATATAAAAAAACTGGCAAATGCACCAAACTCATAGCTACCGGCTGCCTGATAAGACGCTATTTTAATGATATTCAAAGGGATTTACCTGAGATCGATCATCTTGTGGATCTTAAGGATTTTTCCAGCTTCTCCGATATTTTTGCTGCTCCCTACACTCTCAAGCGACGGCAACTCACCCCTCCTCATTATGCCTATCTCCGTATTAGTGATGGCTGCAATAATCACTGCTCATATTGTGCTATCCCTTCTATCAGAGGCAAACTGCAAAGTGAACCTGTTGATAAACTTGTAGCTCAAGCACGCGAAATGGCTACTTCAGGTGTTAAGGAATTGATAGTCACTGCTCAGGATACAACTCAATATGGTTATGACTGGGATAATAAATCTCACTTAATTGAATTACTTATTGAACTGGAGAAAATCCCCGAACTGGAATGGATCAGGCTGCTGTATCTGCATCCTGCCCATCTTACTGATGAACTGATAGATCATATTTGCCAAAGCGATAAAATCTGCCATTACTTTGAAATCCCTCTCCAGCACGCAGCAGATCATTTACTAAATGACATGAATCGCAAAGTCGATCAAAAACGGGTACGTGAGATAATATCTCTCATAAGAAGAAATGATCCTCTGGCTGCTATTCGCACAACCTTCATAGTAGGACATCCAGGTGAAACAGAGCAGGATTATGATGAATTAATGGATTTCATTGAAGAGATGAGATTTGAAAGACTGGGTGTATTTACCTTTTCAGAAGAGGAAGGAACCCCTTCTGCAGACCTTCCGGATAAAATTGATGAAGATACAGCTGAATTAAGACGTGATCAATTAATGGCTATCCAGATGGAAATTTCCAAGATTACCATGAGCAGATATTATAAAAAAGTGATAAGAGTAATAATTGACGAAAAAAGTGAAGATAAAGAATTTGATTATATTGGCAGAACAGCTTATGATTGCCCGGAAATTGATGGGGTAGTTTATCTTTATGGTGATGCCAAACCCGGTGAGTTCAAAAATGTTATGATCATTGACACCTGGGAATATGACCTCGTCGGTAAAATATTAAGTGATAAGGAAGATGAAAATGAATAAAAAAATTGCCCTTACAGGAATTAAACCTACAGGAAATCCCCATATTGGGAATTATTTTGGAGCTATCAAACCCGCTCTCCAGCTCTCAGCTCAGTATGAGACCCGTTATTTTATCGCTGATTACCATGCTTTGAACCAGACAAAAGATCCCGATGTTCTGAGTGAACGGATCTACGAGATTGCTGCTGCCTGGCTTGCCTGTGGTCTTGATCCTGAACATAACCTTATCTATAAGCAATCCGCTGTTCCCCAAACTTTTGAGCTGAGCACAATTTTACTGGCTTTCACTCCCAAAGGTCTGATGAACAGAGCCCATGCCTATAAGGCAATGGTACAGACTAATAATGAACTTAACAAAGATACTGATGATGGCGTGAATATGGGACTATTCACTTATCCCGTGCTGATGAGTGCTGATATCCTGCTCTTTGATGCAGATGTGGTGCCTGTGGGCTCAGACCAGCAGCAGCATCTGGAAATGGCAACTGATATCGCCGAAGTGATCAACCGTAATTATAAAAAAGAAATCCTCAAGGTGCCACAGGCTCTGATTCATAAAGATACTGGAATTATTGTCGGCTTGGATGGTCGTAAAATGAGTAAAAGTTATAATAACACTATTCCCATGTTCCTGCCTGAAAAGAAACTGAGAAAACTCATAATGAAAATCGTGACCAACAGTCAGACGATTGAAGAGCCCAAAGATCCTGATATCTGCAATGTGTTTGCACTATATAAACTTTTTGCTGATCAGCAGCTACAGGAAGATATGAAAAAACGTTACCGTGCAGGCGGTTTAGGGTGGGGTCACGCCAAACAGGCTCTTTTTGAAATAATCAATGAAACCATTTCTTCTTTCAGAGAAAAATATAATCGTTTGATGGCTGATAAAGGATATATTGATGATATTCTGGAAAAAGGCTCAGCCCAAGCAAGAGAACTTGCTGAACAAAAACTCGTTTTGCTCCGTAAGGAAATTGGGGTCAGATAATCAAATCAAATTTGTAAATTTCATTAACTTGAGTTTCATCTGATATTCATCTGGGTTATTTTTAATTCTATCATAATATCCTATTTAATAACATCTTAATTATCCACTTCATATGCCATTATGTAAATAAAGTGGATATTGACCAAAACAACAAAGCACGTACTGACATTTTTATGTTAGATAGTTCTTTGTTGTTCCAAAACCAGCTCTCTTTATCACATCTACCTTATTTATTTAAATACTGGAGAAATTATATTAGGTGAATATCATTTTTGATTTGATAGTAAAAAAACGTGAAGTGGACGAAAAAATGTAAATTGGAGACAAAATACTTGACGGAAAAGAGAGATACAAGCATGTAGATACAAAGAGAATAAAATTAAAGGAGCTGAGATGAAGAAAATCAGTATCTACAGAATTATAAGTATTTTGGCATTTATCGCTCTCGTATTTATTTTAGCGTTACCTAACTTTTTTGATATAAATAAAAAGCAGGAAACAGAACAGTGTATAAAGAATATGAAGGTAGTATATGGAGCTGCCGAAGATTTTTTAAAGACGGAGCATAAGGATTTTAGCGGAACTTCGAGTGATCTTGAAAGAATGGGTTATTTGACCAAGTCTTATGAATGTCCCTCAGAAGCACCCGGAGATAAATATCAGGTTAAAGTGATTGCAGATTCCAATGAAGTAATTGTACGCTGCATCAACGAGATGAATAGTTCACCAGACTTATCCCAGAATTCCTTTGAAGACATCACATAT from Candidatus Stygibacter australis encodes the following:
- a CDS encoding DUF1015 family protein, which codes for MAKIKAFKGVRPSPEYFGEVVSPPYDVLNSEEARQQVKGKPYSFLHVVKPEVDLPADLDIYGEKVYQKGKENLYKLIKDDILIQDDKPCYYLYQLIMDRVNQIGLVAVASVEDYENDIIKKHEHTRAVKEADRIKHVDTLNANTGPVFLTYPPRKDMNVLVAELTQDTPLYNYETEDGIKHIIWKIDQEDIVARITQIFNEIKFLYVADGHHRSASATKVGQQRRAANPDHTGEEEYNFFLSVIFPANQLYIMDYNRVVKDLNGLTAKDFIDKVEKKFVVEKQIMEYYPEGQHHFGMYIDGTWYKLTARHGSFPEADPVLSLDVSVLQNNLLSPILGIGDPRHDKRIDFVGGIRGLKELSRRIDTGEAVAFSMYPTSIKQLMEIADAGEVMPPKSTWFEPKLRSGVVVHLLD
- the rimO gene encoding 30S ribosomal protein S12 methylthiotransferase RimO, which gives rise to MKYYYLESLGCPKNLVDSEIFAGIIENNDYQATSDPSLAEVIIINTCGFILDAKQEAIDTILTLSEYKKTGKCTKLIATGCLIRRYFNDIQRDLPEIDHLVDLKDFSSFSDIFAAPYTLKRRQLTPPHYAYLRISDGCNNHCSYCAIPSIRGKLQSEPVDKLVAQAREMATSGVKELIVTAQDTTQYGYDWDNKSHLIELLIELEKIPELEWIRLLYLHPAHLTDELIDHICQSDKICHYFEIPLQHAADHLLNDMNRKVDQKRVREIISLIRRNDPLAAIRTTFIVGHPGETEQDYDELMDFIEEMRFERLGVFTFSEEEGTPSADLPDKIDEDTAELRRDQLMAIQMEISKITMSRYYKKVIRVIIDEKSEDKEFDYIGRTAYDCPEIDGVVYLYGDAKPGEFKNVMIIDTWEYDLVGKILSDKEDENE
- the trpS gene encoding tryptophan--tRNA ligase, translated to MNKKIALTGIKPTGNPHIGNYFGAIKPALQLSAQYETRYFIADYHALNQTKDPDVLSERIYEIAAAWLACGLDPEHNLIYKQSAVPQTFELSTILLAFTPKGLMNRAHAYKAMVQTNNELNKDTDDGVNMGLFTYPVLMSADILLFDADVVPVGSDQQQHLEMATDIAEVINRNYKKEILKVPQALIHKDTGIIVGLDGRKMSKSYNNTIPMFLPEKKLRKLIMKIVTNSQTIEEPKDPDICNVFALYKLFADQQLQEDMKKRYRAGGLGWGHAKQALFEIINETISSFREKYNRLMADKGYIDDILEKGSAQARELAEQKLVLLRKEIGVR